In Cryptomeria japonica chromosome 10, Sugi_1.0, whole genome shotgun sequence, a genomic segment contains:
- the LOC131034892 gene encoding uncharacterized protein LOC131034892 yields the protein MNMGGHHIIFFLIFVALMSPAFSENSLDSSNSSAIQGSHFNSTVDHQLRTVPSGPNDSCEFHDVVSNSKQIRPDFIWVQVINYCAHCKAYNVVIDCSVKNGPGSTCVFNNGGPLWPLQIWNFDYPGPYGQFPVLNAEFPDCDFSLIN from the exons ATGAATATGGGAGGCCATCACATTATCTTTTTCTTAATATTTGTTGCTTTGATGAGCCCAGCTTTCTCAGAAAACTCTCTGGATTCATCAAATTCCAGTGCAATTCAAGGCTCTCACTTCAATTCCACAGTTGATCATCAACTCAGGACAG TTCCAAGTGGTCCAAATGACTCATGCGAATTTCATGATGTGGTCTCTAACAGCAAGCAAATCAGGCCTGATTTTATTTGGGTACAGGTAATTAATTATTGTGCACACTGCAAAGCTTATAATGTTGTGATAGACTGTTCGGTGAAGAATGGACCAGGGAGTACCTGTGTTTTCAACAATGGAGGTCCTCTATGGCCATTGCAAATATGGAACTTCGATTACCCAGGACCCTATGGCCAGTTTCCAGTGCTCAATGCTGAGTTTCCTGATTGTGACttttctttgattaattaa